A single genomic interval of Nycticebus coucang isolate mNycCou1 chromosome 21, mNycCou1.pri, whole genome shotgun sequence harbors:
- the UBOX5 gene encoding RING finger protein 37 isoform X3: MVINLCLPQFRPRIHCNKISADGYEVENLISEDLTKRSHGFRTEYFIKPPVYVTVSFPFNVEIYRIVIDLPAGGGQNGTGLEMYTSASSSRPSWNAPECQTAGPAEQSVPDKEAFTLVGKVLLKNQSQVVFSHRGFKARPPFGPVEVTLPSPAVVTQELWNKGALSLSHVAHLKIRITHVTGSGVPCIKRLEVWGQPAKTCSQEVIDSILLVASESLPQGSALQAPALPMESDCDPSDKSEGQQVLTGLQELAEVIQDVPEEFLDPITLEIMPCPMLLPSGKVIDQSTLEKCNCSEAAWGRVPSDPFTGVAFTPHSQPLPHPSLKARIDHFLLQHSVPGCCLLGRAQPALAVTPSSITLPSRKRKMEQAERALDSSLGVNASCFPTASPLVSPTTSEHTAKKMKATSELSLTHMDCSADPVSHEQKLSQSLEIALTSTLGSMPSFTAQLTRGQLQHPGTRGSSTSWRPSTGSAWEHPGTRMCLLQENLFPLLQKGASVPASLLPPPVPPLPG, from the exons ATATCAGCTGATGGTTATGAAGTAGAAAATCTCATCTCTGAAGACCTCACAAAGAGAAGTCATGGTTTTAGGACAGAGTATTTCATTAAGCCACCAGTCTATGTGACGGTTTCTTTTCCCTTTAATGTGGAGATATACAGGATTGTCATAGACCTCCCAGCTGGGGGAGGGCAGAACGGAACTGGCCTAGAAATGTATACATCTGCTTCATCTAGCAGACCATCTTGGAATGCACCTGAGTGCCAAACTGCAGGCCCAGCTGAGCAATCTGTCCCGGACAAGGAGGCATTCACCTTGGTAGGCAAAGTCTTACTAAAAAACCAGAGCCAGGTGGTGTTTAGCCACAGGGGCTTCAAGGCCAGGCCACCTTTTGGCCCAGTAGAAGTCACACTTCCCTCCCCTGCTGTTGTGACCCAGGAGCTTTGGAATAAAGGGGCTCTTTCTCTTAGCCATGTAGCTCACCTCAAGATTCGTATCACACATGTGACAGGCAGTGGTGTCCCTTGCATCAAGCGGTTGGAAGTGTGGGGTCAGCCAGCCAAGACCTGCTCTCAGGAAGTGATAGACAGCATTCTGCTGGTCGCCTCAGAGAGTCTGCCTCAGGGCTCAGCTCTGCAGGCCCCGGCCTTGCCCATGGAAAGTGActgtgatcccagtgacaagtccGAGGGTCAGCAGGTCCTCACTGGTCTTCAGGAGCTGGCCGAGGTAATTCAGGATGTGCCTGAGGAGTTCCTGGATCCTATCACCCTAGAGATCATGCCTTGTCCCATGCTGCTGCCCTCAGGCAAGGTCATTGACCAGAGCACGCTGGAGAAGTGCAACTGCAGTGAAGCTGCATGGGGCCGAGTGCCCagtgaccctttcacaggggtagCCTTTACTCCACACTCCCAGCCCCTGCCTCACCCCTCCCTGAAAGCCCGGATCGACCACTTCCTGCTCCAGCACTCTGTCCCTGGCTGCTGCTTGCTTGGGAGAGCACAGCCTGCATTGGCAGTGACTCCTTCTTCCATCACTCTGCCCTCTCGGAAAAGGAAGATGGAACAGGCTGAACGAGCCTTGGACAGTAGCCTTGGTGTAAACGCTTCCTGTTTTCCTACTGCAAGCCCTCTGGTCTCACCCACTACCTCAGAGCATACCGCTAAGAAAATGAAAGCCACCAGTGAGCTCAGCCTGACACACATGGACTGCTCAGCAG ATCCAGTGTCCCATGAGCAAAAGCTGTCACAAAGCTTGGAAATTGCCTTGACGTCCACCCTCGGTTCCATGCCTTCCTTCACAGCTCAGCTGACCAGGGGACAGCTCCAACACCCTGGCACAAGAGGAAGCAGCACTTCCTGGAGGCCCAGCACTGGCTCAG CCTGGGAGCATCCCGGGACCAGAATGTGCCTCCTGCAGGAGAATCTTTTCCCCCTACTGCAAAAAGGAGCCAGTGTACCAGCTTCCCTGCTGCCACCTCCTGTGCCGCCCCTGCCTGGGTGA
- the AVP gene encoding vasopressin-neurophysin 2-copeptin: MPDTTLPACFLSLLAFSSACYFQNCPRGGKRAMPDVELRQCLPCGHEDNGRCFGPSICCLDDVGCFMGTTEALRCQEENYLSSSCQSGHKPCGNEGRCSSAGFCCDHQSCMVAPECREGSHRRARASDRSNATQLDGPAGALLQRLVQLARAPEPAELALPGGY; encoded by the exons ATGCCTGACACCACATTGCCTGCCTGCTTCCTCAGCCTGCTGGCCTTCTCCTCTGCTTGCTACTTCCAGAATTGCCCAAGGGGTGGCAAGAGGGCCATGCCTGATGTGGAGCTGAGACAG TGCCTCCCCTGCGGCCACGAGGACAATGGGCGCTGCTTCGGGCCCAGCATCTGCTGCTTGGACGACGTGGGCTGCTTCATGGGTACCACCGAGGCGCTGCGCTGCCAGGAGGAGAACTACCTGTCGTCATCCTGCCAGTCCGGCCATAAGCCCTGCGGGAATGAGGGTCGCTGTTCCTCCGCGGGCTTCTGCTGCGACCACC AGAGCTGCATGGTGGCTCCCGAGTGCCGCGAGGGCTCTCACCGGCGCGCCCGCGCCAGCGACCGGAGCAACGCCACACAGCTGGACGGGCCCGCCGGGGCCTTGCTGCAGCGGCTGGTGCAACTGGCGCGAGCTCCCGAGCCCGCCGAGTTGGCGCTGCCTGGCGGCTACTGA
- the UBOX5 gene encoding RING finger protein 37 isoform X1: MVINLCLPQFRPRIHCNKISADGYEVENLISEDLTKRSHGFRTEYFIKPPVYVTVSFPFNVEIYRIVIDLPAGGGQNGTGLEMYTSASSSRPSWNAPECQTAGPAEQSVPDKEAFTLVGKVLLKNQSQVVFSHRGFKARPPFGPVEVTLPSPAVVTQELWNKGALSLSHVAHLKIRITHVTGSGVPCIKRLEVWGQPAKTCSQEVIDSILLVASESLPQGSALQAPALPMESDCDPSDKSEGQQVLTGLQELAEVIQDVPEEFLDPITLEIMPCPMLLPSGKVIDQSTLEKCNCSEAAWGRVPSDPFTGVAFTPHSQPLPHPSLKARIDHFLLQHSVPGCCLLGRAQPALAVTPSSITLPSRKRKMEQAERALDSSLGVNASCFPTASPLVSPTTSEHTAKKMKATSELSLTHMDCSADPVSHEQKLSQSLEIALTSTLGSMPSFTAQLTRGQLQHPGTRGSSTSWRPSTGSEQPGSIPGPECASCRRIFSPYCKKEPVYQLPCCHLLCRPCLGEKQRALPMMCTACQQPVASQDVLRVHF; encoded by the exons ATATCAGCTGATGGTTATGAAGTAGAAAATCTCATCTCTGAAGACCTCACAAAGAGAAGTCATGGTTTTAGGACAGAGTATTTCATTAAGCCACCAGTCTATGTGACGGTTTCTTTTCCCTTTAATGTGGAGATATACAGGATTGTCATAGACCTCCCAGCTGGGGGAGGGCAGAACGGAACTGGCCTAGAAATGTATACATCTGCTTCATCTAGCAGACCATCTTGGAATGCACCTGAGTGCCAAACTGCAGGCCCAGCTGAGCAATCTGTCCCGGACAAGGAGGCATTCACCTTGGTAGGCAAAGTCTTACTAAAAAACCAGAGCCAGGTGGTGTTTAGCCACAGGGGCTTCAAGGCCAGGCCACCTTTTGGCCCAGTAGAAGTCACACTTCCCTCCCCTGCTGTTGTGACCCAGGAGCTTTGGAATAAAGGGGCTCTTTCTCTTAGCCATGTAGCTCACCTCAAGATTCGTATCACACATGTGACAGGCAGTGGTGTCCCTTGCATCAAGCGGTTGGAAGTGTGGGGTCAGCCAGCCAAGACCTGCTCTCAGGAAGTGATAGACAGCATTCTGCTGGTCGCCTCAGAGAGTCTGCCTCAGGGCTCAGCTCTGCAGGCCCCGGCCTTGCCCATGGAAAGTGActgtgatcccagtgacaagtccGAGGGTCAGCAGGTCCTCACTGGTCTTCAGGAGCTGGCCGAGGTAATTCAGGATGTGCCTGAGGAGTTCCTGGATCCTATCACCCTAGAGATCATGCCTTGTCCCATGCTGCTGCCCTCAGGCAAGGTCATTGACCAGAGCACGCTGGAGAAGTGCAACTGCAGTGAAGCTGCATGGGGCCGAGTGCCCagtgaccctttcacaggggtagCCTTTACTCCACACTCCCAGCCCCTGCCTCACCCCTCCCTGAAAGCCCGGATCGACCACTTCCTGCTCCAGCACTCTGTCCCTGGCTGCTGCTTGCTTGGGAGAGCACAGCCTGCATTGGCAGTGACTCCTTCTTCCATCACTCTGCCCTCTCGGAAAAGGAAGATGGAACAGGCTGAACGAGCCTTGGACAGTAGCCTTGGTGTAAACGCTTCCTGTTTTCCTACTGCAAGCCCTCTGGTCTCACCCACTACCTCAGAGCATACCGCTAAGAAAATGAAAGCCACCAGTGAGCTCAGCCTGACACACATGGACTGCTCAGCAG ATCCAGTGTCCCATGAGCAAAAGCTGTCACAAAGCTTGGAAATTGCCTTGACGTCCACCCTCGGTTCCATGCCTTCCTTCACAGCTCAGCTGACCAGGGGACAGCTCCAACACCCTGGCACAAGAGGAAGCAGCACTTCCTGGAGGCCCAGCACTGGCTCAG AGCAGCCTGGGAGCATCCCGGGACCAGAATGTGCCTCCTGCAGGAGAATCTTTTCCCCCTACTGCAAAAAGGAGCCAGTGTACCAGCTTCCCTGCTGCCACCTCCTGTGCCGCCCCTGCCTGGGTGAGAAGCAGCGCGCCTTGCCCATGATGTGCACAGCCTGCCAGCAGCCGGTCGCCAGCCAGGATGTGCTGCGGGTCCACTTCTGA
- the UBOX5 gene encoding RING finger protein 37 isoform X2, with translation MVINLCLPQFRPRIHCNKISADGYEVENLISEDLTKRSHGFRTEYFIKPPVYVTVSFPFNVEIYRIVIDLPAGGGQNGTGLEMYTSASSSRPSWNAPECQTAGPAEQSVPDKEAFTLVGKVLLKNQSQVVFSHRGFKARPPFGPVEVTLPSPAVVTQELWNKGALSLSHVAHLKIRITHVTGSGVPCIKRLEVWGQPAKTCSQEVIDSILLVASESLPQGSALQAPALPMESDCDPSDKSEGQQVLTGLQELAEVIQDVPEEFLDPITLEIMPCPMLLPSGKVIDQSTLEKCNCSEAAWGRVPSDPFTGVAFTPHSQPLPHPSLKARIDHFLLQHSVPGCCLLGRAQPALAVTPSSITLPSRKRKMEQAERALDSSLGVNASCFPTASPLVSPTTSEHTAKKMKATSELSLTHMDCSAEQPGSIPGPECASCRRIFSPYCKKEPVYQLPCCHLLCRPCLGEKQRALPMMCTACQQPVASQDVLRVHF, from the exons ATATCAGCTGATGGTTATGAAGTAGAAAATCTCATCTCTGAAGACCTCACAAAGAGAAGTCATGGTTTTAGGACAGAGTATTTCATTAAGCCACCAGTCTATGTGACGGTTTCTTTTCCCTTTAATGTGGAGATATACAGGATTGTCATAGACCTCCCAGCTGGGGGAGGGCAGAACGGAACTGGCCTAGAAATGTATACATCTGCTTCATCTAGCAGACCATCTTGGAATGCACCTGAGTGCCAAACTGCAGGCCCAGCTGAGCAATCTGTCCCGGACAAGGAGGCATTCACCTTGGTAGGCAAAGTCTTACTAAAAAACCAGAGCCAGGTGGTGTTTAGCCACAGGGGCTTCAAGGCCAGGCCACCTTTTGGCCCAGTAGAAGTCACACTTCCCTCCCCTGCTGTTGTGACCCAGGAGCTTTGGAATAAAGGGGCTCTTTCTCTTAGCCATGTAGCTCACCTCAAGATTCGTATCACACATGTGACAGGCAGTGGTGTCCCTTGCATCAAGCGGTTGGAAGTGTGGGGTCAGCCAGCCAAGACCTGCTCTCAGGAAGTGATAGACAGCATTCTGCTGGTCGCCTCAGAGAGTCTGCCTCAGGGCTCAGCTCTGCAGGCCCCGGCCTTGCCCATGGAAAGTGActgtgatcccagtgacaagtccGAGGGTCAGCAGGTCCTCACTGGTCTTCAGGAGCTGGCCGAGGTAATTCAGGATGTGCCTGAGGAGTTCCTGGATCCTATCACCCTAGAGATCATGCCTTGTCCCATGCTGCTGCCCTCAGGCAAGGTCATTGACCAGAGCACGCTGGAGAAGTGCAACTGCAGTGAAGCTGCATGGGGCCGAGTGCCCagtgaccctttcacaggggtagCCTTTACTCCACACTCCCAGCCCCTGCCTCACCCCTCCCTGAAAGCCCGGATCGACCACTTCCTGCTCCAGCACTCTGTCCCTGGCTGCTGCTTGCTTGGGAGAGCACAGCCTGCATTGGCAGTGACTCCTTCTTCCATCACTCTGCCCTCTCGGAAAAGGAAGATGGAACAGGCTGAACGAGCCTTGGACAGTAGCCTTGGTGTAAACGCTTCCTGTTTTCCTACTGCAAGCCCTCTGGTCTCACCCACTACCTCAGAGCATACCGCTAAGAAAATGAAAGCCACCAGTGAGCTCAGCCTGACACACATGGACTGCTCAGCAG AGCAGCCTGGGAGCATCCCGGGACCAGAATGTGCCTCCTGCAGGAGAATCTTTTCCCCCTACTGCAAAAAGGAGCCAGTGTACCAGCTTCCCTGCTGCCACCTCCTGTGCCGCCCCTGCCTGGGTGAGAAGCAGCGCGCCTTGCCCATGATGTGCACAGCCTGCCAGCAGCCGGTCGCCAGCCAGGATGTGCTGCGGGTCCACTTCTGA